One region of Haloprofundus salilacus genomic DNA includes:
- a CDS encoding universal stress protein, with protein sequence MKVLLGIGGSEDSYYALERTVERAVAADDDLTVAIVDNPDSDATPDEIETRVREQLDAAAIDAEIRHVEGDPGSNLVDLAESGGFDQLVLGGGQRSPMGKINIGSIAEFVLLNSHKTVKLVR encoded by the coding sequence ATGAAGGTGTTACTGGGAATCGGCGGAAGCGAGGACTCGTACTATGCGCTCGAACGGACGGTCGAACGAGCGGTCGCAGCCGACGACGACCTCACCGTCGCCATCGTCGACAACCCGGACTCCGACGCGACGCCGGACGAGATAGAGACGCGCGTCCGCGAGCAACTGGATGCGGCCGCCATCGACGCCGAAATCCGACACGTCGAGGGCGACCCCGGCAGTAATCTCGTCGACCTCGCCGAGAGCGGCGGGTTCGACCAACTCGTCCTCGGCGGCGGCCAGCGCAGTCCGATGGGCAAGATAAACATCGGCAGCATCGCCGAGTTCGTGCTTCTGAACTCCCACAAGACGGTGAAACTAGTGCGATGA
- a CDS encoding GNAT family N-acetyltransferase, with translation MKRERLYPDEPAGPFDAPPVRFEDREDRPIEIRVYDPDGDDYERLVEMYTEFDPADRAQGIPPGREERIRSWLDTILDSDCLNVVAWHGDEAAGHATLVPDEDAYELAIFVLQQYQRAGIGTRLIEALLGHGQTSGVEKVWLTVERWNRAAVALYKKIGFETSSTESFELEMALRLN, from the coding sequence ATGAAGCGAGAACGTCTCTACCCCGACGAACCGGCGGGGCCGTTCGACGCCCCGCCCGTTAGATTCGAAGACCGCGAGGACCGACCCATCGAGATCCGCGTCTACGACCCCGACGGCGACGACTACGAGCGTCTCGTCGAGATGTACACCGAGTTCGACCCCGCCGACCGCGCGCAGGGAATCCCGCCGGGTCGCGAGGAGCGCATCCGGTCGTGGCTCGACACGATTCTCGATTCGGACTGTCTGAACGTCGTCGCTTGGCACGGCGACGAAGCGGCGGGACACGCGACGCTCGTCCCCGACGAAGACGCCTACGAACTCGCCATCTTCGTCCTCCAGCAGTACCAGCGTGCCGGAATCGGCACCCGCCTCATCGAGGCGCTGCTCGGCCACGGCCAGACGAGCGGCGTCGAGAAAGTGTGGCTCACCGTCGAGCGGTGGAACCGCGCGGCCGTCGCGCTCTACAAGAAAATCGGCTTCGAGACGAGTAGCACCGAGAGCTTCGAGTTGGAGATGGCGCTACGCCTCAACTAA
- a CDS encoding creatininase family protein: MSTNRDVLLENKTWTDVEAALEDGTRTAIIAVGSVEQHGPHLPLIMDTLAGDELSRRIAEELGDAFAAPTIRPGCSGHHMEFAGTITIPPETLMDLIRSYCRSLDAHGFEHLVLVPTHGGNFAPVNTVAPEIARELDANVVALAELGTLMTLMNEGLREAGVDYEEPVIHAGAAETAIVMAVAEDLVRTDRLELGREGDISVSRLLSEGFKAITENGVLGDPREATPEAGEAILSKLTSAYVERIEAERDAV; encoded by the coding sequence ATGAGTACCAACCGAGACGTTTTGCTGGAGAACAAGACGTGGACGGACGTCGAGGCGGCGCTCGAAGATGGGACGCGGACCGCGATTATCGCCGTCGGCTCCGTCGAACAACACGGCCCGCACCTCCCGCTCATCATGGACACTCTCGCGGGCGACGAACTCTCGCGGCGCATCGCCGAGGAACTCGGCGACGCGTTCGCCGCGCCGACGATTCGACCCGGCTGCTCGGGCCATCACATGGAGTTCGCCGGCACGATCACGATTCCGCCGGAAACGCTGATGGATCTGATTCGGTCGTACTGCCGGTCGCTGGACGCCCACGGCTTCGAGCATCTCGTCCTCGTCCCGACCCACGGCGGGAACTTCGCACCGGTCAACACCGTCGCCCCCGAAATCGCTCGCGAACTCGACGCCAACGTCGTCGCGCTCGCGGAGCTCGGCACGCTCATGACGCTGATGAACGAGGGACTCCGCGAGGCGGGCGTCGACTACGAGGAACCGGTGATTCACGCGGGCGCGGCCGAGACGGCCATCGTCATGGCCGTCGCCGAGGACCTCGTGCGAACCGACCGACTCGAACTCGGCCGCGAGGGCGACATCTCAGTCTCGCGGCTGCTCAGCGAGGGATTCAAGGCGATAACGGAGAACGGCGTCCTCGGCGACCCGCGGGAGGCGACGCCCGAGGCGGGCGAGGCGATTCTCTCGAAGCTAACGAGCGCGTACGTCGAGCGAATCGAGGCGGAGCGAGACGCGGTCTGA
- a CDS encoding universal stress protein: MTTPLELDIVLVPVDGSDESTVAIEYAIGIADRYDAAVHAVYILGEEVVRAIESDAVDEDEVAAETEAFTDNVARMAEENDVEMTTSTAYGFSTNVKTRHPGSVVLDTAEELDADFIVVPREPVSGDPGEVLEKAAEYVLLYASQPVLSV, from the coding sequence ATGACGACGCCCTTGGAACTCGACATCGTGCTGGTCCCGGTCGACGGGAGCGACGAGTCGACGGTCGCCATCGAGTACGCCATCGGCATCGCCGACCGGTACGACGCCGCCGTCCACGCCGTCTACATCCTCGGCGAAGAGGTGGTTCGCGCCATCGAGAGCGACGCCGTCGACGAGGACGAGGTGGCCGCCGAGACGGAAGCGTTCACCGACAACGTCGCGCGAATGGCCGAGGAGAACGACGTCGAGATGACTACGTCGACCGCCTACGGCTTCTCGACGAACGTGAAGACCCGACACCCCGGCAGCGTCGTCCTCGACACCGCCGAGGAGCTCGACGCCGACTTCATCGTCGTTCCGCGCGAACCCGTCTCGGGCGACCCCGGCGAGGTACTGGAGAAAGCCGCCGAGTACGTGCTCCTGTACGCGAGTCAACCGGTGCTGTCGGTCTGA
- a CDS encoding universal stress protein, with protein MFDTIVIATDGSESVRRAVAVALDLAETFDASVHALYVVDSGEVDSSPERLREEMSDALHERGEEALETVRAETDRAVTTAVREGRPAAVIGDYARENDADVVATGTRGRHGENRFLIGSVAERVVRTCPVPVLTVRQLDTSESV; from the coding sequence ATGTTCGACACCATCGTCATCGCGACGGACGGATCCGAGAGCGTTCGCCGTGCGGTGGCAGTCGCACTCGACCTCGCGGAGACGTTCGACGCGTCGGTGCACGCGCTCTACGTCGTCGACAGCGGGGAAGTGGACTCGTCGCCGGAGCGACTGCGCGAGGAGATGAGCGACGCGCTCCACGAACGCGGCGAGGAGGCGCTCGAAACCGTCCGTGCGGAGACGGACCGAGCGGTGACCACCGCCGTCCGGGAGGGCCGACCGGCGGCCGTCATCGGCGACTACGCGCGCGAAAACGACGCCGACGTGGTCGCGACGGGTACGCGCGGCCGACACGGCGAGAACCGGTTCCTCATCGGTAGCGTCGCCGAGCGCGTCGTCCGAACCTGTCCGGTTCCGGTGCTCACGGTTCGGCAACTCGACACCTCCGAGAGCGTCTGA
- a CDS encoding CBS domain-containing protein: MSGSAQGMQPGAEASDATMGLPVYAVSQRTPLATLAERLDPSGCVVVLEGEQPLDVRSPRELRRDETDPLAPETVGDLTPRKPLVVDGATTVGACLERALESNERFALVVDDADRLAGVVGRWQLFAAAERDETDAAVVELLVEAE; this comes from the coding sequence ATGTCAGGAAGTGCACAGGGGATGCAGCCCGGCGCGGAGGCGTCGGATGCGACGATGGGACTGCCGGTGTACGCCGTCTCGCAGCGAACGCCGTTAGCGACGCTCGCCGAGCGACTCGACCCGAGCGGCTGCGTCGTCGTTCTCGAGGGCGAGCAACCGCTCGACGTGCGGAGTCCGCGGGAGTTGCGCCGCGATGAGACGGACCCGCTAGCACCCGAGACGGTCGGCGACCTCACGCCTCGGAAACCGCTCGTTGTCGACGGAGCGACGACCGTCGGGGCGTGTCTCGAACGGGCGCTCGAAAGCAACGAGCGGTTCGCACTCGTTGTCGACGACGCGGACCGCTTGGCGGGCGTCGTCGGCCGGTGGCAACTGTTTGCGGCGGCAGAGCGCGACGAAACCGACGCGGCCGTCGTCGAGTTGCTCGTTGAGGCGGAGTGA
- a CDS encoding DHH family phosphoesterase: MDDDLIDSGRLPLSRKSLLPGTGFFYPDSLDEERADERVKEAVEGAEAVVVADLDADGLGCAALIRELYDSALDPEPFLADIESRIADDGLAVDEADEEEDETVDSPVALVGASPHNVEDALERVAEYADDGIDAYVCDLCPDQYEYVEEELEALVARADSVRWFDHHQWDNEVAAAVREAGVDLVVGDSDEECTTDVALRSLDYDFSERFRELADVTRDHDLWIREDARSDDLADYAYWVDNEEYVAVVGAYGADLPEQALAYVQHRRIEKEKLIDLAVSRAEFKQVGEWTIGVTYGRCSQNEVAEALREQGADAAFVVKPAGSASIRGSEGFERAHEVAAYVDGGGHPRAAGCKPDIYDDMLDYAHHWSTQGSAAKRVILAAFERVAEAVEEEEDEDDEGVETEL; encoded by the coding sequence ATGGACGACGACCTCATCGACTCCGGACGACTCCCGCTCTCGCGAAAATCGCTCCTGCCCGGAACCGGCTTCTTCTACCCCGACTCGCTCGACGAAGAGCGCGCCGACGAACGCGTCAAGGAGGCGGTCGAGGGCGCTGAAGCCGTCGTCGTCGCCGACCTCGACGCCGACGGACTCGGCTGCGCGGCGCTGATCCGCGAACTGTACGATTCGGCGCTCGACCCCGAACCGTTCCTCGCGGATATCGAGAGCCGCATCGCGGACGACGGACTCGCCGTCGACGAAGCGGACGAAGAGGAAGACGAGACGGTCGACTCGCCAGTGGCGCTCGTCGGCGCGAGTCCGCACAACGTGGAAGACGCGCTCGAACGGGTCGCCGAGTACGCCGACGACGGAATCGACGCGTACGTCTGCGACCTCTGCCCCGACCAGTACGAGTACGTCGAGGAGGAACTAGAGGCGCTCGTCGCCCGCGCCGACAGCGTCCGCTGGTTCGACCACCACCAGTGGGACAACGAGGTCGCGGCGGCGGTCCGCGAGGCGGGCGTCGACCTCGTCGTCGGCGACTCCGACGAGGAGTGTACGACCGACGTGGCGCTCCGCTCGCTCGACTACGACTTCTCCGAACGGTTCCGTGAACTCGCCGACGTGACGCGCGACCACGACCTCTGGATCCGCGAGGACGCCCGCAGCGACGATCTCGCCGACTACGCCTACTGGGTCGACAACGAGGAGTACGTCGCCGTCGTCGGCGCGTACGGCGCCGACCTCCCCGAACAGGCGCTCGCGTACGTCCAACACCGGCGCATCGAGAAGGAGAAACTCATCGACCTCGCCGTCTCGCGCGCGGAGTTCAAACAGGTCGGCGAGTGGACCATCGGCGTCACCTACGGCCGCTGTTCGCAGAACGAAGTCGCCGAGGCGCTCCGCGAGCAGGGCGCCGACGCCGCTTTCGTCGTCAAACCCGCCGGCAGCGCGAGCATCCGCGGTTCGGAGGGCTTCGAGCGCGCGCACGAGGTTGCCGCCTACGTCGACGGCGGCGGTCACCCGCGGGCCGCAGGCTGTAAACCCGACATCTACGACGACATGCTCGACTACGCGCACCACTGGAGCACGCAGGGTAGCGCGGCGAAACGCGTCATCCTGGCCGCCTTCGAGCGCGTCGCCGAAGCGGTCGAAGAAGAGGAAGACGAAGACGACGAAGGCGTCGAAACCGAGCTGTAA
- a CDS encoding DUF5807 family protein, with protein MSDREEFLAGERLDDVALFLTDDYLDEQGKIANYGETVDGGVVLVEPGDDGRRLFAAGTGMDAMEFAQGAMGNEGAIADDLSGGECPAAGADEEEEGEAGDHRAKFVFAFAEAQNEEVGGIYADGDVIHAYAQCECGLSYSDRWVVDA; from the coding sequence ATGAGCGACCGAGAGGAGTTTCTCGCAGGCGAGCGACTCGACGACGTGGCGCTGTTTCTGACCGACGACTACCTCGACGAGCAGGGGAAGATAGCCAACTACGGCGAGACGGTCGACGGCGGCGTCGTCCTCGTCGAACCCGGCGACGATGGGCGGCGGTTGTTCGCCGCCGGAACCGGGATGGACGCGATGGAGTTCGCGCAGGGTGCGATGGGCAACGAGGGAGCCATCGCCGACGACCTGAGCGGCGGGGAGTGCCCGGCCGCGGGCGCGGACGAGGAGGAAGAAGGCGAAGCCGGCGACCACCGTGCGAAGTTCGTCTTCGCGTTCGCGGAGGCGCAGAACGAGGAGGTCGGCGGCATCTACGCCGACGGCGACGTGATTCACGCCTACGCGCAGTGCGAGTGCGGGCTGTCTTACTCGGATCGCTGGGTCGTCGACGCGTAG
- a CDS encoding DUF7112 family protein: protein MPDRVSHDNPSVTTYRARLERSGGTRRPCLRLPAELGDGVGAGDVVRLVLDGDERHAKIDGDADCLLIRGAYDNRRLARTPGEGENRLVEWAESNDRNPGTSVELDEVEAGYLYGLRVPGKRAVYEVTRQPKSSLADIARQLDE, encoded by the coding sequence ATGCCGGACCGAGTGTCTCACGACAACCCCTCGGTGACGACGTACCGCGCCCGACTCGAACGAAGCGGCGGCACGCGGCGTCCCTGTCTCCGCCTCCCCGCCGAACTCGGCGACGGCGTCGGCGCGGGCGACGTCGTCCGACTCGTCCTCGACGGCGACGAGCGCCACGCGAAAATCGACGGCGACGCCGACTGCCTGCTGATTCGCGGCGCGTACGACAACCGCCGTCTCGCGCGCACGCCCGGCGAAGGCGAGAACCGACTGGTCGAGTGGGCCGAGTCGAACGACCGAAACCCGGGGACGAGCGTCGAACTCGACGAAGTCGAGGCCGGTTACCTCTACGGTCTGCGCGTGCCGGGTAAGCGCGCTGTCTACGAGGTGACCCGACAGCCGAAGTCGTCGCTGGCGGACATCGCGCGGCAGTTGGACGAGTAG
- a CDS encoding 30S ribosomal protein S6e — MADFKVVVADPEDGTTHQFDVDGQDANRFLGRELGDEVDGGAVGLSGFTLELTGGSDKAGRPMRGDVAGPNLKSLLLEGGVGYKPSRDGERKRISVRGREISEEVVQINAKVVDGGSVADALGGDEEGDEGDE; from the coding sequence ATGGCAGATTTCAAAGTCGTCGTCGCCGACCCCGAAGACGGGACGACGCACCAGTTCGACGTGGACGGACAGGACGCGAACCGATTCCTCGGCCGAGAGCTCGGCGACGAGGTCGACGGCGGCGCGGTCGGCCTCAGTGGCTTCACCCTCGAACTCACCGGCGGCTCCGACAAGGCGGGCCGTCCAATGCGCGGGGACGTCGCGGGGCCGAACCTCAAATCGCTGCTGCTGGAAGGCGGCGTCGGCTACAAACCCTCCCGTGACGGCGAGCGCAAGCGCATCAGCGTCCGCGGTCGCGAGATCAGCGAGGAAGTCGTCCAGATAAACGCCAAGGTCGTCGACGGCGGCAGCGTCGCCGACGCCCTCGGCGGCGACGAGGAAGGCGACGAAGGCGACGAGTAA
- a CDS encoding DUF7529 family protein — translation MNDHPLAGKETAWEAVVADMEATAEAYRDEGWETTELHPGDVIPLNGVNIGLGASDDDRDDDSSGGDGDDGDDGWSGLDVLLPGNEFTAVEAVVEAATFDESEVLRTREDGVVLAVLVMKASADRQVVLVPLYYDIADIAGVANAARSAGRLEVALRPLSNDQRVLFALDDPELVLPE, via the coding sequence ATGAACGACCATCCGCTGGCTGGTAAGGAGACAGCGTGGGAAGCCGTCGTCGCCGACATGGAGGCGACGGCCGAGGCGTACCGAGACGAGGGGTGGGAGACGACGGAACTGCATCCGGGCGACGTGATACCGCTAAACGGAGTGAACATCGGATTGGGCGCGAGCGACGACGATAGGGACGATGACAGCAGCGGCGGCGACGGCGACGATGGTGACGACGGCTGGAGCGGACTGGACGTGCTGCTGCCCGGCAACGAGTTCACCGCCGTCGAAGCCGTCGTCGAGGCGGCGACGTTCGACGAGTCAGAGGTGCTCCGGACGCGCGAAGACGGCGTCGTCCTCGCGGTGTTGGTGATGAAGGCGTCCGCCGACCGGCAGGTCGTGCTCGTTCCGCTATACTACGATATCGCCGACATTGCGGGCGTGGCGAACGCCGCCCGGAGCGCTGGGCGTCTCGAAGTGGCGCTCCGACCGCTGTCGAACGACCAACGGGTGCTGTTCGCGCTGGACGACCCGGAGTTGGTACTGCCGGAGTGA
- a CDS encoding dihydroorotase — protein sequence MLITHARLADGREVDVRTEGKTIAAVETTGTLSADADELELDADGRLLLPGAIDAHVHFRQPGYSHKETWVTGSKSAAAGGVTTVVDQPNTNPPTIDGDAFDEKSEFALKSLVDYGISGGVTESWDPDSLFDRPLFALGEVFLADSTGDMGIDADLFADAVARAADAGATVSVHAEDAELFDTSVKGTDAGGEGREADADLWSAFRTAEAEAAAVERALDVGAESAASIHIAHTSTPEGVDAASEAGATCEVTPHHLLLSREDLSELGTYGRMNPPLRSEARREAVYERVADGTVDIVATDHAPHTREEKETDLWSAPSGVPGVETMLPLLLNEAREGRLTYERVRDLTAANPARIFDLPRKGAVEVGRDADLVLVDPDEPRTIRGDGLHSNCEWTPFEGFSGVFPQVTTLRGRVVYDPAGETGALSATFGDATGTNVRE from the coding sequence ATGCTCATCACGCACGCACGCCTCGCCGACGGCCGCGAGGTCGACGTCCGAACCGAGGGGAAGACCATCGCGGCGGTCGAAACCACGGGGACGCTCTCGGCCGACGCGGACGAACTCGAACTCGACGCCGACGGACGGTTGCTTCTACCCGGCGCAATCGACGCGCACGTCCACTTCCGACAGCCCGGTTACTCGCACAAGGAGACGTGGGTGACGGGGTCGAAGAGCGCCGCCGCCGGGGGCGTCACCACCGTCGTCGACCAGCCGAACACCAACCCCCCGACCATTGACGGCGACGCGTTCGACGAGAAGAGCGAGTTCGCCCTAAAGTCGCTCGTCGACTACGGTATCAGCGGCGGCGTCACGGAGTCGTGGGATCCCGACTCGCTGTTCGACCGCCCGCTGTTCGCGCTCGGCGAGGTGTTTCTCGCCGATTCGACCGGTGACATGGGTATCGACGCCGACCTCTTCGCCGACGCCGTCGCCCGCGCCGCCGACGCCGGCGCCACCGTGAGCGTCCACGCCGAGGACGCCGAACTGTTCGACACGTCGGTGAAAGGAACAGACGCCGGCGGCGAGGGCCGCGAGGCCGATGCTGACCTGTGGAGCGCGTTCCGGACAGCAGAAGCCGAGGCCGCCGCCGTTGAGCGAGCGCTGGACGTGGGCGCGGAGTCGGCGGCGTCGATTCACATCGCCCACACCAGCACACCCGAAGGCGTCGACGCCGCGAGCGAGGCGGGGGCGACCTGCGAGGTGACGCCACACCACCTCCTGCTGTCGCGCGAGGATCTCTCGGAGCTGGGCACCTACGGGCGGATGAACCCGCCGCTGCGGAGCGAGGCGCGCCGCGAAGCCGTCTACGAACGCGTCGCCGACGGCACCGTCGACATCGTCGCCACCGACCACGCGCCGCACACCCGCGAGGAGAAGGAGACCGACCTCTGGAGCGCCCCCAGCGGCGTGCCGGGCGTCGAGACGATGCTTCCGCTGCTTTTGAACGAGGCCCGCGAGGGACGACTGACGTACGAGCGCGTCCGCGACCTCACCGCGGCGAACCCGGCGCGCATCTTCGACCTGCCGCGGAAAGGCGCGGTCGAAGTCGGCAGGGACGCTGATCTCGTGCTCGTCGACCCCGACGAACCGAGGACGATTCGCGGCGACGGCCTCCACAGCAACTGCGAGTGGACGCCGTTCGAGGGGTTCTCGGGCGTGTTCCCGCAGGTGACGACGCTCCGCGGGCGCGTCGTCTACGACCCGGCGGGCGAGACGGGCGCGCTATCGGCGACGTTCGGCGACGCTACGGGAACGAACGTCAGAGAGTAG
- a CDS encoding lipoate--protein ligase family protein, with amino-acid sequence MRVVRGRASDPEADREVTAALLEDAAETGVPALRVWSPHRQLAFGRRDARAEGYDAAREAAEVRGYPPVERSVGGRAVAYTGTTIAFAHARPVEDMRRGLNQRYDDAVATVIRALETVGVNAERGEPPESFCPGAHSVQCNGKIAGIAQRVRKGAALVSGCILVADHEEISQVLEPVYAALSVPFDTESVGSVARAGGVDDAEKVAWALEDAFVEDRETTVERVEAATG; translated from the coding sequence ATGCGAGTCGTACGCGGTAGAGCGAGCGACCCGGAGGCGGATCGCGAGGTGACGGCGGCGTTGCTCGAAGACGCCGCCGAGACGGGCGTTCCGGCGCTCCGGGTCTGGTCGCCGCACCGCCAACTCGCGTTCGGACGGCGCGACGCCCGCGCGGAGGGCTACGACGCCGCCCGCGAGGCGGCCGAGGTGCGCGGGTACCCGCCCGTCGAGCGAAGCGTCGGCGGGCGAGCCGTCGCCTACACCGGGACGACGATCGCGTTCGCGCACGCCCGCCCGGTCGAGGACATGCGGCGTGGGTTGAACCAGCGGTACGACGACGCCGTAGCGACGGTGATTCGCGCACTTGAAACGGTAGGCGTCAACGCCGAACGCGGCGAACCGCCGGAGTCGTTCTGTCCGGGCGCGCACTCCGTACAGTGCAACGGGAAGATCGCGGGCATCGCCCAGCGCGTCCGCAAGGGCGCGGCGCTCGTCTCCGGGTGTATACTCGTCGCCGACCACGAGGAAATCTCGCAGGTCTTAGAGCCGGTGTACGCGGCGCTGTCGGTGCCGTTCGACACCGAGTCGGTCGGCAGCGTCGCTCGCGCGGGAGGGGTTGACGACGCCGAAAAAGTCGCTTGGGCGTTGGAGGACGCGTTTGTCGAAGACCGAGAGACGACGGTCGAGCGCGTCGAAGCGGCTACCGGGTAA
- a CDS encoding PaaI family thioesterase produces the protein MDDSDEIDPTVGDDSGTGTDSEAVPPEAAALLQQFIEREHGYLSWLNTRVDSIERGRVVMSIPYDEKLTNTTSPPTIHGGVAATLIDTVGGVAQRSTFDDPTQGGVATVNLNVNYLRRASGDLTATAEVVRAGGSIGVSEITVESPTPDGGTEAVATGQAAYRLFR, from the coding sequence ATGGACGACTCGGACGAGATCGACCCGACGGTCGGCGACGACTCGGGGACCGGGACCGACTCGGAGGCGGTTCCGCCGGAGGCGGCGGCGCTGCTCCAGCAGTTCATCGAGCGGGAACACGGCTACCTCTCGTGGCTGAACACGCGCGTCGATAGCATCGAACGCGGGCGCGTCGTGATGTCGATTCCGTACGACGAGAAACTCACCAACACCACCTCGCCGCCGACTATCCACGGGGGCGTCGCCGCGACGCTCATCGACACCGTCGGGGGCGTCGCCCAGCGGTCGACGTTCGACGACCCGACCCAGGGCGGCGTCGCGACGGTGAATCTCAACGTGAACTACCTGCGCCGCGCCTCCGGCGACCTGACGGCGACGGCCGAAGTCGTCCGGGCGGGCGGAAGCATCGGCGTCAGCGAAATCACTGTCGAAAGTCCGACCCCCGACGGAGGTACCGAAGCCGTCGCCACCGGTCAGGCCGCCTACCGACTGTTCAGATAA
- a CDS encoding cysteine hydrolase family protein has translation MYDPNRTALVVVDMQNGFCHPDGSLYAPGSEDAIDPVSTLVDRAHDAGAHVVYTRDVHPPEQFDGNHYYDEFDRWGEHVVEGTWETKLVAELDVRDDDHVVTKHTYDAFYQTELEGWLNAHGVEDLLICGTLANVCVLHTAGSAGLRDFRPVLVTDAIGHIEENHKEYAVEHADWLFGETTALDEVAFD, from the coding sequence ATGTACGACCCGAATCGAACCGCCCTCGTCGTCGTCGACATGCAGAACGGCTTCTGTCACCCCGACGGTAGCCTCTACGCCCCCGGGAGCGAGGACGCCATCGACCCGGTGTCGACGCTCGTCGACCGCGCGCACGACGCCGGTGCGCACGTCGTCTACACCCGCGACGTCCACCCCCCGGAACAGTTCGACGGCAACCACTACTACGACGAGTTCGACCGCTGGGGCGAACACGTCGTCGAGGGGACGTGGGAGACCAAACTCGTCGCCGAACTCGACGTCCGCGACGACGACCACGTCGTCACGAAACATACCTACGACGCGTTCTACCAGACGGAGCTGGAAGGGTGGTTGAACGCCCACGGCGTCGAAGATCTGCTCATTTGCGGGACGCTGGCGAACGTCTGCGTGCTCCACACCGCCGGTAGCGCCGGCCTCCGCGACTTCCGGCCGGTGCTCGTCACCGACGCAATCGGCCACATCGAGGAAAATCACAAGGAGTACGCCGTCGAACACGCCGACTGGCTGTTCGGCGAGACGACGGCACTCGACGAAGTGGCGTTCGACTGA